In one window of Methanoculleus thermophilus DNA:
- a CDS encoding glucose 1-dehydrogenase, with product MKRLEGKNVLITGGSTGIGRSTAIRFADEGANVAINYHASETEAEITLGEAQGACSLIRERGCKGMLVQGDVANEEDVKRIFDEVLKAWGRIDVLINNAGIQAASPTHEMSMDAYDRVLAVNLRGAFLCSREAIRHFLDRGGGGVILNNTSVHETMPKPQYAPYAASKAGLGALGKTLALEYAGQGIRVNTVAPGAIRTPINREWAEDPEKKALVEGHIPLGRAGEPEEIAAVFAFLASDEAAYITGQTIYVDGGLTLCNDFRTPWSLGS from the coding sequence ATGAAGCGACTGGAAGGAAAGAACGTCCTGATTACCGGCGGCTCGACCGGCATCGGCCGATCGACGGCGATCAGGTTTGCGGATGAAGGCGCAAACGTCGCGATCAACTACCATGCAAGCGAGACGGAGGCGGAGATCACGCTTGGGGAGGCTCAAGGTGCCTGCAGCCTCATCCGCGAGAGGGGGTGCAAGGGGATGCTTGTCCAGGGGGACGTCGCAAACGAAGAGGACGTCAAGCGCATCTTCGATGAGGTTCTCAAGGCCTGGGGGAGGATTGATGTCCTGATCAACAACGCCGGTATCCAGGCCGCAAGCCCAACCCACGAGATGAGTATGGACGCCTACGATCGGGTCCTCGCGGTGAACCTCCGGGGCGCGTTCCTCTGCTCACGGGAAGCGATCAGGCACTTCCTCGACCGGGGCGGCGGGGGCGTGATCCTCAACAACACCTCGGTCCACGAGACCATGCCAAAACCCCAGTATGCCCCATACGCCGCAAGCAAAGCGGGACTTGGAGCTCTCGGGAAGACTCTTGCACTCGAGTATGCCGGACAGGGTATCCGGGTCAACACGGTCGCTCCGGGCGCGATTAGAACCCCGATCAACCGTGAATGGGCGGAAGACCCGGAGAAGAAAGCCCTCGTCGAGGGGCATATTCCACTCGGCCGCGCCGGGGAGCCGGAGGAGATCGCCGCGGTCTTCGCCTTCCTTGCATCGGATGAAGCCGCTTACATCACCGGGCAGACGATCTACGTTGACGGCGGGTTGACCCTCTGTAACGATTTCAGAACGCCGTGGTCGTTGGGAAGTTAA
- a CDS encoding thiamine pyrophosphate-dependent enzyme: protein MKPKQPAGKTAGELITPVQNTWCPGCGNFSIQHMMKSAIAELSEEEGIPLENFVLLGGIGCHGKLVDYLGVNSFYGIHGRSIPAATGIRMANPDLKVICHVGDGDIYAEGLDHLIFAAKRNSDITVIVHNNRVYGLTTGQYTPTSPTGFKGRSTPGGITEHPINPLEVMLAAGATHIARGYTKKVQHLKGLFKEAIMHRGFSFVDVLQICATYFNLTDYYNKHTYELREGDVDTGRFESALAKIREWNYDREAPIALGTFYSAKKPIYEEHFQALTAGRPDKRELIRRLLEEWR from the coding sequence ATGAAACCAAAACAGCCTGCGGGAAAGACGGCAGGGGAACTCATCACCCCGGTCCAGAACACCTGGTGCCCCGGGTGCGGCAACTTCTCGATCCAGCATATGATGAAGTCGGCAATCGCCGAGCTCTCGGAGGAGGAAGGGATACCTCTCGAGAACTTCGTCCTCCTCGGCGGGATCGGATGTCACGGTAAACTGGTCGACTACTTGGGCGTCAACAGTTTCTACGGCATCCACGGCCGCTCGATCCCGGCGGCCACCGGGATACGGATGGCAAATCCGGACTTAAAGGTCATCTGTCACGTCGGGGACGGGGATATCTACGCCGAGGGGCTCGACCACCTCATCTTCGCAGCCAAACGAAACAGCGACATCACGGTCATCGTCCACAACAACCGGGTCTACGGGCTGACGACAGGGCAGTACACACCGACATCGCCCACCGGGTTTAAAGGGCGCTCCACCCCCGGCGGGATCACGGAGCATCCCATAAACCCGCTAGAGGTGATGCTCGCCGCCGGGGCGACCCACATCGCGCGTGGCTACACAAAGAAGGTCCAGCACCTAAAAGGCCTCTTCAAAGAAGCGATCATGCACAGGGGGTTCTCGTTCGTCGACGTTCTCCAGATCTGCGCGACCTACTTCAATCTGACCGATTACTACAACAAGCACACCTACGAACTGCGGGAGGGGGATGTCGATACGGGGCGGTTCGAGAGCGCTCTTGCAAAGATACGTGAGTGGAACTACGACCGGGAAGCGCCTATCGCACTCGGGACGTTTTATTCGGCGAAAAAACCCATCTACGAGGAGCATTTTCAGGCGCTCACTGCCGGGAGGCCCGATAAGAGAGAACTCATCCGAAGGCTGCTCGAGGAATGGCGTTGA
- a CDS encoding chemotaxis protein CheW → MATIGVVEFQVGGSLYALDIHLAQEIVEMMPITPVPRAPPYLEGIMNLRGEITNIINLSQLLCLSEQERTENQKIIVLAPEASGGSKVGIVVDDVLSVIQVAETDVERLDAAISSQAYMKGIIKLQGSDGLDREKKGEKDLVIWIDIQKALGDLVNDRGA, encoded by the coding sequence ATGGCGACCATAGGTGTTGTTGAGTTCCAAGTCGGGGGATCACTGTATGCCCTCGACATCCACCTCGCGCAGGAGATCGTCGAGATGATGCCGATCACGCCGGTGCCGAGAGCACCGCCCTACCTCGAAGGGATCATGAACCTCCGGGGCGAGATCACCAACATCATCAACCTCAGTCAGCTGCTGTGCCTCTCCGAACAGGAGAGGACCGAGAATCAGAAGATCATCGTTCTGGCTCCCGAGGCCTCCGGCGGGTCGAAGGTCGGGATCGTCGTCGACGACGTCCTTAGCGTCATCCAGGTCGCGGAGACGGACGTCGAACGGCTGGACGCAGCCATCTCAAGCCAGGCCTACATGAAGGGGATCATCAAACTTCAGGGCAGCGACGGGCTTGACCGGGAGAAGAAGGGCGAGAAAGACCTCGTCATCTGGATAGATATCCAGAAGGCCCTCGGGGATCTGGTGAACGATCGGGGTGCGTGA
- a CDS encoding MFS transporter codes for MVFETKEGLTDEEIGHGLKLVIWDGLATQAMVTLTGGIFLVAFALQLGASNTVIGLLSAISPLAELLQIPSIYVVDRIRKRRLIVVTASLVARLCWVPIILIPFFLSPGQGIFVLIASIVLYSAFSAISHCGWNSWMRDLIPQDRLGAFFSNRLTLSTALALVVSLVAGFFIDSWEIAFPDLPTYGYSVLFALGLIAGLIGITFLARTPEPRMVVEYEEDGLFAAIKKPFADLNFKNLIIFLASWNFAVNLASPFFTVYMLQRIGLDVSLVVGLSVLSQIMNIAFYRSWGGVADRYSNKSVLAVSGPLYMLAIFAWMFVTLPDVYILTYPLLILIHILMGISLAGVSLASGNIGLKLAPKGQATSYLAASTFANSVAAGVAPILGGLLVDFFAERELIWTLIWRDPARELVFVTLDLQQWEFFFLFAFILGLYSIHRLTSVQEEGEAKEQEVVDELLAGVRRDMQNFSSAGGLRDLVKFPFSLVRYRRKGREKIMKKR; via the coding sequence ATGGTCTTTGAGACAAAAGAGGGGCTAACAGACGAAGAGATCGGCCACGGCTTGAAACTCGTCATCTGGGACGGCCTTGCCACCCAAGCGATGGTGACGTTGACCGGCGGCATCTTCCTTGTAGCCTTCGCCCTGCAACTCGGGGCCTCGAACACCGTGATCGGCCTGCTCTCCGCCATCTCGCCCCTTGCAGAACTCCTGCAGATCCCGTCCATCTACGTCGTCGACCGCATACGGAAGCGGAGACTGATCGTTGTTACGGCCTCCCTCGTGGCACGCCTCTGCTGGGTCCCTATCATTCTGATACCGTTCTTCCTCTCGCCCGGGCAGGGGATATTCGTGCTCATCGCATCGATTGTCCTGTACTCAGCATTCTCGGCAATCTCTCACTGCGGCTGGAACTCCTGGATGCGTGACCTGATACCGCAGGACCGGCTTGGCGCATTCTTCTCCAACAGACTCACGCTCTCCACAGCGCTTGCACTCGTCGTCAGCCTCGTTGCCGGGTTCTTCATCGATTCGTGGGAGATCGCCTTCCCTGACCTCCCGACCTACGGCTACTCCGTCCTCTTTGCCCTAGGACTCATCGCGGGCCTTATCGGGATCACGTTCCTCGCCCGCACGCCAGAACCCAGGATGGTCGTCGAATACGAGGAGGACGGCCTCTTTGCCGCGATCAAAAAGCCGTTTGCGGATCTCAACTTCAAGAACCTCATCATCTTCCTTGCCTCGTGGAACTTTGCCGTCAACCTCGCCTCCCCATTCTTCACGGTCTATATGCTCCAGAGGATTGGTCTTGACGTCTCGCTCGTCGTCGGTCTCAGCGTCCTCAGCCAGATCATGAATATCGCCTTCTACCGGTCATGGGGAGGTGTTGCCGACCGGTACTCCAACAAATCTGTCCTCGCAGTGAGCGGACCGCTCTATATGCTCGCGATCTTTGCATGGATGTTCGTCACCCTCCCCGATGTCTACATCCTGACCTATCCCCTCCTCATCCTCATTCACATCCTAATGGGGATCTCGCTTGCGGGGGTCTCGCTTGCCTCGGGGAACATCGGCCTGAAACTGGCTCCAAAGGGCCAGGCAACCAGTTACCTTGCAGCGAGCACGTTCGCCAATTCGGTCGCCGCCGGGGTGGCTCCGATCCTCGGCGGGCTTCTTGTGGACTTCTTTGCCGAGCGTGAGCTCATCTGGACTCTGATCTGGAGGGACCCGGCACGCGAACTCGTCTTTGTCACACTCGATCTTCAGCAGTGGGAGTTCTTCTTCCTCTTCGCCTTCATCCTCGGGCTGTACTCAATTCATCGCCTGACGTCTGTGCAGGAAGAAGGCGAGGCAAAGGAGCAGGAGGTCGTCGACGAACTTCTCGCCGGGGTCAGGCGCGATATGCAAAACTTCTCGTCGGCAGGTGGTCTTCGCGACCTCGTGAAGTTCCCCTTCTCATTGGTCAGATACCGCAGAAAGGGGCGGGAGAAGATAATGAAGAAACGATAA
- a CDS encoding PAS domain S-box protein, translated as MLKNAVDGRFEPVGLPAGFRESGAVEALELMADARTVLLKNPLPMVLTDVGLNVLDLNDEALELFGWSREEALHLNIKDIDILDLNGKSVADAVREKRPISSELKIRCPKGILFLKTWSIPLLDAAGNVKRVHMQFVDVTAEKNAAADTAAWYESILDAVPFPISVTDLEMNWTFVNRATETFLGRTRAELMGRQCSEWQANICKTPNCGIACLRRGQHQTLFEQNGGNFQVDVSYIKNARGENVGHVEIVQDISVMVKASRYMEGEVQRLAGNLSRLAAGNLDFDTNIAPADRYTEDVRRSFVKIMESLTSVRDRLGAMIEDAELLEQAAQDGRLQVRADATRHEGEFRTIIEGLNATLDAVVTPLTEANGVLQRMAVNDYTVRMTGQYQGTYAEVATAINRVIDQVNRVADVFDGSVMVTSPTAKRLRKSAAVLSRIGLPRPVCALWRPSIPWLPRLRC; from the coding sequence TTGCTTAAAAACGCCGTCGATGGGAGGTTCGAACCGGTGGGGCTCCCGGCCGGATTTAGAGAGAGCGGTGCGGTGGAGGCTCTTGAGTTGATGGCCGATGCCCGGACGGTCCTCCTGAAGAACCCCCTTCCCATGGTCCTCACCGACGTCGGCCTCAACGTCCTCGATCTCAACGATGAGGCGCTCGAACTTTTCGGATGGAGCCGCGAAGAGGCCCTGCACCTGAACATCAAGGACATTGACATCCTCGACCTGAATGGCAAGAGCGTCGCCGACGCCGTGCGCGAGAAACGCCCCATCTCCAGCGAGTTGAAGATCCGGTGCCCGAAGGGCATCCTGTTCCTCAAGACCTGGAGCATTCCTCTGCTTGACGCCGCCGGCAACGTCAAGAGAGTGCACATGCAATTTGTGGACGTCACCGCGGAGAAGAATGCGGCTGCGGATACTGCCGCCTGGTATGAGTCGATCCTTGACGCGGTCCCATTCCCCATCTCGGTCACCGATCTTGAGATGAACTGGACGTTCGTCAACAGGGCCACGGAAACCTTCCTCGGGCGGACGAGGGCGGAGCTCATGGGCCGGCAGTGCAGCGAGTGGCAGGCAAACATCTGCAAGACCCCTAACTGCGGCATCGCCTGCCTCCGGCGCGGGCAGCACCAGACGCTCTTCGAGCAGAACGGCGGCAACTTCCAGGTCGACGTCTCCTACATCAAGAATGCCCGGGGCGAGAACGTCGGCCACGTCGAGATCGTGCAGGATATCTCGGTTATGGTCAAAGCCTCCAGGTACATGGAGGGCGAGGTCCAGCGGCTTGCCGGCAACCTGAGCCGGCTTGCGGCGGGGAACCTGGACTTTGACACCAATATCGCCCCTGCGGACCGGTACACCGAGGACGTTCGGCGGAGTTTCGTCAAGATCATGGAGAGCCTCACGAGTGTCCGCGACAGACTGGGTGCAATGATCGAGGATGCCGAACTGCTGGAGCAGGCAGCGCAGGACGGGCGCCTGCAGGTCCGGGCCGACGCCACGCGGCACGAGGGTGAGTTCCGCACAATCATCGAGGGTCTCAACGCCACGCTGGACGCGGTCGTCACGCCGCTTACCGAGGCGAATGGTGTCCTCCAGCGGATGGCCGTCAATGACTACACAGTGCGGATGACCGGCCAGTATCAGGGAACCTATGCGGAGGTCGCGACGGCCATCAATCGGGTCATAGACCAGGTCAACCGCGTCGCCGATGTCTTTGACGGATCAGTCATGGTGACCTCTCCGACCGCGAAGCGCTTGCGAAAATCGGCCGCCGTTCTGAGCAGGATCGGCTTGCCCCGGCCGGTCTGCGCACTTTGGAGACCCTCCATACCCTGGTTACCGAGACTGAGATGCTGA
- a CDS encoding response regulator, which produces MIGTGGEDTRILVVEDDGIIAFDMVSRLEKLGYGVVSIAATGADAIRRAEELRPHLVFMDITLMGDMDGIEAAKIIRDRFGSRIVYVTGHSDPSIKNRAMATSPARYILKPYTTADLICAIRCALRPE; this is translated from the coding sequence ATGATCGGAACAGGTGGTGAAGATACGCGGATACTTGTCGTCGAGGATGACGGCATCATCGCGTTCGATATGGTGTCCCGCCTTGAAAAACTCGGGTACGGGGTTGTTTCGATTGCAGCGACAGGGGCTGATGCGATCCGCCGGGCGGAAGAGCTGCGGCCGCACCTGGTCTTCATGGATATCACGCTCATGGGTGATATGGACGGTATCGAGGCGGCGAAGATCATTCGTGACCGCTTCGGCAGCCGCATTGTTTACGTCACCGGACACTCGGATCCTTCCATCAAAAACCGGGCAATGGCAACGTCCCCCGCCAGATACATCTTAAAGCCATATACCACCGCGGATCTGATCTGCGCGATCAGGTGCGCTCTCCGGCCGGAGTAG
- a CDS encoding 2-oxoacid:acceptor oxidoreductase subunit alpha, which yields MSEYSVLIGGKAGEGINTAGLSIARLFSRLGYRTYMYFDYPSLIRGGHNFAIIRASDKAIGAHRTRVDILLAFDQNGIETHRERIHEGTTVIYDASQVAKGIGQGLPLDRIIEEEKAPPITKNSAMLGALARTAGIGREVLEDVLRAAVPEKHLEANLRVAGRGYDAVETVFSVEPLGAPTLPVLTGNEVTGLGLVHGGLDTYIAYPMTPTSNLLHFLAERAEDLSIKVLHPENEISVVMMALGLAYAGKKAAVGTSGGGFCLMTEGLSLAGMAELPVTIVMGQRPGPSTGLPTYTAQTELHFILNAGQGEFPRLVVAPGDLDEAYVWSATALMLSWKYQVPSIILTDKTLAEGAFSFDIDAVVPHPDQEPLLWDGNGEYSRYALTEEGVSPLAFPGREGAVVKVNSYAHDEAGFTTEAPDQTRRLREKMLKKGASLSAELGAYPVVRTYGARDAGKTIICWGSEKWACIEAAEAFEARVVQPLVLAPFPVRAWKEAMIGAGKVVCVENNATGQLARLLRQHGFDPGRSILKYDGRPFAVDELEARLAEVFV from the coding sequence ATGAGCGAATACTCGGTACTGATCGGCGGCAAGGCCGGCGAAGGAATCAACACGGCAGGCCTCTCCATTGCCCGCCTCTTCTCACGGCTCGGATACCGCACCTACATGTATTTCGATTACCCATCGCTCATCCGCGGCGGGCATAACTTCGCGATCATCCGCGCTTCGGATAAGGCAATCGGAGCACACCGTACCCGGGTCGATATCCTTCTCGCCTTCGACCAGAACGGCATTGAGACCCACCGGGAACGGATCCACGAAGGCACGACAGTCATCTACGACGCCTCTCAGGTGGCAAAAGGGATAGGCCAGGGCCTCCCGCTCGATAGAATAATCGAAGAGGAGAAAGCGCCCCCGATCACCAAGAACTCCGCGATGCTCGGTGCCCTCGCGCGGACGGCGGGCATCGGCCGAGAGGTCCTTGAGGATGTCCTCCGCGCCGCCGTCCCGGAAAAGCACCTGGAGGCAAACCTCCGGGTCGCCGGCCGGGGCTACGATGCCGTGGAAACCGTCTTCTCCGTCGAACCGCTCGGTGCTCCGACGCTTCCCGTCCTGACCGGAAACGAGGTCACGGGGCTTGGGCTCGTCCACGGCGGGCTAGATACCTATATCGCCTACCCGATGACCCCGACGTCAAACCTCCTCCACTTCCTTGCGGAACGGGCGGAGGACCTCTCTATCAAGGTCCTCCACCCGGAAAACGAGATCAGCGTCGTCATGATGGCCCTTGGCCTTGCCTACGCCGGAAAGAAGGCTGCGGTCGGTACATCTGGCGGCGGGTTCTGCCTGATGACCGAGGGGCTCTCCCTTGCCGGGATGGCGGAACTCCCGGTGACGATCGTGATGGGGCAACGCCCCGGCCCGAGCACAGGCCTCCCCACCTACACTGCCCAGACCGAACTCCACTTTATCCTGAACGCAGGCCAGGGAGAGTTCCCCCGACTCGTCGTCGCTCCGGGCGACCTCGATGAAGCCTACGTCTGGTCGGCGACCGCTCTGATGCTCTCATGGAAGTATCAGGTGCCTTCTATTATCTTGACCGACAAGACGCTCGCGGAAGGCGCCTTCTCCTTCGATATCGATGCCGTCGTCCCGCACCCGGACCAGGAACCACTGCTCTGGGATGGAAATGGAGAGTACAGCCGCTATGCACTGACCGAGGAGGGGGTATCGCCGCTTGCCTTCCCGGGGCGGGAGGGCGCGGTCGTGAAGGTGAACAGTTACGCCCACGACGAGGCCGGGTTCACCACGGAAGCGCCTGATCAGACACGGAGACTGAGGGAGAAGATGCTCAAGAAGGGTGCAAGTCTCTCGGCGGAACTGGGCGCCTACCCGGTCGTGAGGACATACGGCGCACGCGACGCCGGGAAAACGATCATCTGCTGGGGATCGGAGAAGTGGGCGTGCATCGAGGCTGCCGAGGCCTTCGAGGCTCGGGTCGTCCAGCCGCTGGTGCTCGCCCCGTTCCCCGTCCGCGCCTGGAAGGAGGCGATGATCGGGGCGGGGAAGGTCGTCTGCGTCGAGAATAACGCCACCGGCCAGCTCGCACGATTACTCAGGCAGCATGGGTTCGACCCGGGGAGATCGATCCTGAAGTACGACGGGCGGCCGTTTGCGGTTGATGAACTCGAGGCGCGCCTTGCGGAGGTCTTTGTATGA
- a CDS encoding NAD-dependent epimerase/dehydratase family protein: MHTDTNPTLLITGGAGFIGSHLTTELLQHGYHVRILDNLTPQVHGPDRQPPGHLDGRAEVLVGDIRDPQHLQEALEGVDAVIHLAAVVGERPSMCRIEKYTSVNTIGTAVLLEALLDHPIERLIVASSSAVYGEGLYCSYNGTVYPKIRRSPKDIAKGNWEPRSPDGEVIYPLPTPETKEASPLSIYAVSKYNQEEMCRMIGEAYGIPTTILRLFPIYGPHQGYASPYSGMLTEYASRLLQGLPVRLFEDGYQQRDFVSVYDAARAFRLALESPGAAYETFNIGSGRPHTFRTVVDLLATITGREYLAPEIMGTARVGDVRHCFADISRAREALGYEPKVSLEEGLLDLVAWVRGEIAGLQRPKLHLKTPASSRLHV, from the coding sequence ATGCATACGGACACAAATCCAACCCTCCTCATCACCGGTGGGGCTGGATTCATCGGCTCACATCTCACGACGGAACTGCTACAGCACGGCTATCATGTCCGGATCCTTGACAACCTGACGCCGCAGGTGCACGGTCCAGACAGGCAGCCTCCCGGCCATCTTGATGGGCGGGCCGAAGTCCTCGTCGGGGATATACGTGACCCACAGCATCTGCAGGAGGCCCTGGAGGGGGTGGATGCCGTCATCCATCTTGCGGCGGTCGTTGGAGAACGGCCGAGCATGTGCCGGATTGAGAAGTATACGAGCGTCAACACCATCGGGACAGCCGTCCTCCTCGAGGCCTTGCTCGACCATCCCATCGAGCGGCTCATCGTCGCCTCAAGCTCTGCCGTCTACGGAGAAGGCCTGTACTGTTCGTACAACGGCACCGTCTACCCGAAGATCAGGCGCTCGCCCAAGGATATTGCAAAGGGAAACTGGGAACCCCGGAGCCCTGACGGCGAAGTGATCTATCCCCTTCCCACACCGGAGACGAAAGAAGCATCACCACTCTCGATCTATGCCGTCTCCAAGTACAACCAGGAGGAGATGTGCAGGATGATCGGCGAGGCATACGGCATTCCGACGACCATCCTCAGACTCTTTCCCATCTATGGACCGCATCAGGGTTATGCCAGCCCGTACTCCGGCATGCTGACCGAATATGCATCCCGTCTCCTCCAGGGGCTTCCTGTGCGCCTCTTTGAGGACGGATACCAGCAGCGCGACTTTGTGAGCGTTTACGACGCGGCACGCGCCTTCCGCCTGGCCCTGGAGTCGCCAGGAGCTGCCTATGAGACGTTCAACATAGGGAGCGGCCGCCCTCATACGTTCCGGACCGTCGTCGACCTCCTTGCAACGATAACCGGACGAGAGTACCTTGCGCCCGAGATCATGGGGACCGCCCGGGTCGGTGACGTCCGCCACTGCTTTGCAGATATCAGCCGTGCCCGGGAGGCCCTCGGCTACGAGCCGAAGGTCTCCCTTGAGGAGGGGCTGCTCGATCTCGTCGCCTGGGTTCGAGGAGAGATTGCAGGCCTGCAAAGGCCCAAGCTGCACCTCAAGACTCCGGCGTCATCGCGCCTCCACGTTTGA
- a CDS encoding methyl-accepting chemotaxis protein: MLTRAAQNGQLGVRADATQHEGEYRKIVEGINETLDTIVVPFKMVKEAIAQLESSTQETSKSSDEIAKAAEQVAVTSQKCADFSRQVLKEIEGIGNQMADLSASNEEIASTVQEVLSVSNETARIGKGGLELGEATKQKMAAVEEISRQSMEEIVRLNGQMAEIGKIVKLINDIANQTNLLALNAAIEAARAGEHGRGFAVVAGEIRNLAGESKKASHNIEDLIASIVANSNRTATNMEQVYAEIEEGVESVNRTIAELKKIVSGAETVSGDVGEIARAIENQANVGNRVVEAMDEGTRLIKETQAQVENLASLSEETSASTEEIGSAAHELNDMAGNLKATMQRFSF, translated from the coding sequence ATGCTGACTCGTGCGGCCCAGAATGGGCAGCTCGGCGTGCGTGCCGATGCAACACAGCACGAAGGGGAGTATCGCAAGATCGTGGAGGGGATCAACGAGACCCTGGATACCATCGTCGTTCCCTTCAAGATGGTAAAAGAGGCTATCGCCCAGCTCGAGAGCAGCACGCAGGAGACGAGCAAGAGTTCCGACGAGATTGCAAAGGCGGCCGAACAGGTGGCGGTGACGAGCCAGAAGTGTGCAGACTTCTCAAGGCAGGTGCTCAAAGAGATCGAGGGCATCGGGAACCAGATGGCGGATCTCTCCGCCTCCAACGAGGAGATTGCGAGCACTGTGCAGGAAGTGCTCTCTGTGAGCAATGAAACGGCCCGGATCGGAAAAGGGGGTCTGGAACTTGGAGAGGCCACCAAACAGAAGATGGCTGCCGTTGAGGAGATCTCCCGGCAGAGCATGGAAGAGATCGTCAGGCTCAACGGACAGATGGCCGAGATCGGCAAGATCGTGAAACTCATCAACGACATCGCCAACCAGACCAACCTCCTCGCGCTCAACGCCGCGATCGAGGCCGCCCGGGCCGGGGAGCACGGCCGCGGGTTCGCGGTCGTCGCAGGCGAGATCCGCAACCTTGCCGGAGAGTCCAAGAAGGCGAGCCACAACATCGAAGACCTTATCGCCTCGATCGTTGCGAACAGCAATAGGACCGCAACGAACATGGAGCAGGTCTACGCGGAGATCGAGGAAGGCGTCGAGAGCGTCAACCGCACGATCGCCGAACTGAAGAAGATCGTCTCCGGGGCGGAGACGGTCAGCGGCGATGTGGGTGAGATCGCCCGGGCTATCGAGAACCAGGCGAACGTCGGGAACCGCGTTGTCGAGGCGATGGACGAAGGAACCCGCCTGATCAAAGAGACCCAGGCGCAGGTGGAGAACCTGGCGTCTCTCTCTGAAGAGACGAGCGCTTCGACCGAGGAGATCGGGAGCGCCGCGCACGAACTCAACGACATGGCAGGCAATCTCAAGGCAACCATGCAGCGGTTCTCCTTCTAG
- a CDS encoding sensor histidine kinase, with protein MAAEKYGGGAICMTSEMLELEEIKKLLRKEPHGLSILEISRKLGIGRNVTAKYMSMLHAAGQVEVRRVAAAKLYTLAHRVPVSALLGLTSDLIVVLDRNLCIVFANTAFCTEFCPGRDEIVGYPIEAFLPDRPIRQQITEMIHAALRGQERRCKLPWEVDGHTMKFHATFIPIVFEDGAPGVTVILEDVTREVEAMQDLRKALEEKDALIHAIHFRMRNALQTVSSIMHLQTSHLTDPAARRAVRATEQQILSLALAHEELHLSQNLSRVRMADYIARLAGTLFRTYNVPPEKIAWKVRAPGVEMPLELAQFTGFILTERIVNVIQHAFPDGMTGSMELAIDRDHTGRYTITVRDTGVGIPEGMEIAAGTTPGLPSVRYLVEQYLGGEISIRGDGGTTVTIAFNGEEPHVPPLGATPAGERT; from the coding sequence ATGGCAGCGGAGAAGTACGGAGGAGGCGCGATCTGCATGACGAGCGAGATGCTCGAACTCGAAGAGATCAAGAAACTCCTCCGTAAGGAACCTCACGGACTCAGTATCCTCGAGATCTCCCGAAAACTCGGCATCGGCAGAAACGTGACGGCAAAGTACATGAGCATGCTCCATGCCGCAGGCCAGGTCGAGGTGCGCAGGGTTGCGGCGGCGAAACTCTACACCCTCGCGCACCGGGTGCCGGTCTCTGCGCTCCTCGGGCTGACATCCGACCTGATCGTCGTCCTCGACCGGAACCTGTGCATTGTATTCGCCAATACTGCATTCTGCACCGAGTTCTGCCCCGGCAGAGATGAGATCGTCGGTTATCCGATTGAGGCATTCCTCCCGGACCGCCCCATCCGCCAGCAGATCACCGAAATGATACACGCCGCTCTCCGGGGACAGGAGCGCAGGTGCAAACTCCCCTGGGAAGTGGACGGGCACACGATGAAGTTCCACGCGACGTTCATCCCGATCGTCTTCGAGGACGGCGCACCGGGGGTGACCGTCATCCTAGAAGACGTCACCCGCGAGGTCGAAGCGATGCAGGACCTCAGGAAAGCACTGGAGGAGAAGGATGCGTTGATCCACGCCATTCACTTCCGGATGCGCAACGCACTCCAGACGGTGTCGAGCATCATGCACCTGCAGACCTCACACCTTACCGACCCCGCTGCACGAAGAGCAGTCCGGGCAACCGAGCAGCAGATCCTCTCGCTCGCCCTCGCCCACGAAGAACTCCACCTCTCGCAGAACCTCAGCCGTGTCCGCATGGCGGATTACATTGCCCGCCTCGCCGGCACCCTCTTTAGGACCTACAACGTGCCCCCGGAGAAGATCGCCTGGAAAGTGCGTGCCCCGGGGGTCGAGATGCCGCTCGAACTTGCCCAGTTCACCGGATTCATCCTCACCGAGCGGATTGTCAACGTCATCCAGCACGCATTCCCCGACGGAATGACCGGATCGATGGAACTGGCGATCGACCGCGACCATACAGGCAGATATACCATTACCGTCCGGGACACCGGGGTGGGTATCCCGGAAGGAATGGAGATTGCCGCGGGCACCACCCCCGGCCTTCCCTCAGTTCGATACCTCGTCGAGCAGTACCTGGGCGGTGAGATCTCAATACGGGGAGACGGCGGCACGACGGTGACGATCGCCTTCAACGGAGAGGAGCCGCACGTGCCCCCTCTCGGGGCTACTCCGGCCGGAGAGCGCACCTGA